A window of Thermoproteus sp. genomic DNA:
GGGAGGAAGTGACGGGAGAAGTAGAGAAGAGAGTAGTGGCGCAACTACTGACCCTCATGGACGGACTACAGGAGAGAGGACAGATAGTAGTCATAGGCGCAACCAACAGACCAGACGCAGTAGACCCAGCACTAAGGAGGCCGGGCAGATTCGATAGAGAGATCCAAATACCGATGCCCGACAAGAGGGCCCGCCGCGAGATACTGCAAGTCCACACGCGCAATATGCCTCTATGTACCAGCGAGGACGTGAAGTCCGGTATCTGTGCCCCCGGCGACGAGGTGGATCTGGACAAGATAGCCGAGATGACCCACGGCTATACCGGTGCCGACATAGCCGCGTTGGCAAAAGAGGCCGCGATGTCGGCCTTGAGGAAGGCCGTCGCCAAGGGCATGATAGATCTAGACCAGGAGTCGATACCACAAGAGGTCTTGAACAAACTGAAGGTGGGGATGGGGGACTTCATGGAGGCCATGAAGTTCGTCCAGCCCACAGTCCTCAGGGAGGTCATAATCGAGGTGCCCGAGGTCCACTGGAACGACATAGGGGGCTACGACGACATAAAACAGGAGTTGAGGGAAATAGTGGAGTGGCCCATGAAGTACAGAACCTACTTCGACGAGCTGGGCATAGAGCCGCCGAAGGGCATACTCCTATACGGCCCGCCGGGCGTCGGCAAGACTATGTTCGCCAAGGCCGTGGCCACGGAGTCCGGCGCCAACTTCATTGCGGTGAGGGGCCCCGAGATCCTATCGAAATGGGTCGGCGAGTCGGAAAAGGCGGTGCGTGAGATATTCAAGAGGGCCAGGATGGCGGCCCCCTGCGTGGTCTTCTTCGATGAGATAGACTCCATAGCGCCCGCGAGGGGGTCGAGACTTGGCGACTCCGGCGTGACCGACAGAATCGTCAATCAGCTCCTAGCGGAGATGGACGGGATAGGGGCCTTGAAGAACGTAGTGGTGATGGCCGCCACGAATAGGCCGGACATATTGGACCCGGCGCTCTTGAGGCCCGGGAGGTTCGACCGCATAATATACGTGCCGCCTCCCGACGAGAAGGCTAGGCTCGAGATCTTTAAGGTCCACACCAAACGCGTCAAGCTCTGCGACGAAGCCGCCTCCAAGGACGGGAAGTGCAAGAAAGAAGACGTCGTGGATCTCGCCGAGCTGGCTAAAATGACTGAAGGCTATACAGGCGCGGACATAGCGGCGTTGGTGAGAGAGGCCGCCATGTTGGCTCTAAGAGAAACCATAAGGGAGAGAGCAGGCTCGGCGAGGCCTGTATCGCGCCAGCACTTCATGGAGGCCATGAAGAGAATACCGCCATCGTTGACAAAAGAAGATATACGGAGATATGAAGATATGTCGAAAAGGATAAAGCGGGCAATAGTCGGGCTTTAGGCCTAGGGGCCGCTTGAGGCTCGCCTATAGCGGACGCCGTCAAGCTTGCTATATGTTACAAGCCCATATTGTTCTCCATCTTATTGCGATATCTCATGATAAAAGAGAAATTATGTAATCAATATATATATTCCTGTAGCTATAATAACAGGTCCTATAATATATCTAAGCCATATAGAACGTCCACAGTGTACTAATCGTTGCCCCAAGAACACACCGATACCTGAAAACACCCCGCCCACCGCTATAGTTCGTTTCAACGCAATAGAGGTGGCCGCCTCTGCCGTCCTAAATAGAGGCATCAACGCCTCGACGTCGGCGAAGAATGCCTTCACCACAGCGAAGGCTGTAGATGTGCCTAACATCACGTCGAGAAAACCAGTGACAAAATTAACGAGACCTCTAAGTGCGCGTCGTCTAGGTGAAATTCCCCTAATCACGCCAACTATTTTAATCCCGGTCGCCACTAAGGCGAGAGAGACAATTATCCTCAACACCTCCCAATTTAAAAAGGCCCATATAGCCGCGCCAGAAATTACTCCTAAAAGCGCCGGAAGCCCCCTGAGATATTCTATACGAAATACCGGTCCCTGGCCGTATAGCCTCTGATAGATTAAATTTAACAAACCCGATATTGCCGTAGAGATTGTAGAGCTGAGTATTATCACCGGAAGTTGCGCCCCTACGGCTAACATAAACGGCAACAAGAAGAGGTTTGCGTAGGCTGGCTCCTCTACGGCGCTAGAGAGGATCCCTGCGAAGAGACCTACGTAGAGCCAAATGAGATTAGAGCTGTCCAGACTCATATATGGCTCTTTTCCTCAAATATTCGTCGACTTTCCCTATCTCTCTGGCGGGGACGCCTGCCACCACCACGCCCGGTGGGACGTCTCTAGTGACCACGGCGCCGGCGGCCACCACGGCCCCCTCGCCTATCTCGACGCCGGCGACTAAAGTGGAGTTTGCGCCTATAACGGCGCCTCTCCTAATTACGACCGGGTCGAGCCTTTTGCTGGGAGGATATTTGTCGTTTGTGATAACCGCATTGGGCCCTATGAAGACGTCGTCCTCGACGATCGTCCCGTTGGGTATATAGACCATCGACTGTATCCAGGCGTTCCTCCCTATCTTGACACCCTTCTCTATTATGGAGCCTGTCCCTATCCTCACGCCGTCGCCTATCACCGTCTCCTCTCTAATCAAGACGTTGTGGCCTAGCTCCACGCCGGAGCCCAAGACAGTCTTCTCATATATGATGGAGCCTCTTCTCAATATCGCCCTCTCGCCTATTTTGGCCCCCTCGCTTATTTCGTCAAGAGCCTTGAAGTCGCCTAGGATCTTGGCCCTGGTGGGGTAGCCTATCACCACTGCGTCGACAAAAGAGCCCTCGCCCACCACCGAGGGGCCCAGTATTACCGCTTCGGGGTCGACGTATTTAGCCTTGACTACCGCCCTCGCCGATTTGAGCCCCATGGCTATACACCAACTATTTAAGGATAACATATCTATAGGCCATGGCCGACTTGGCGCCAGAAGATCTGCTCCAAGACGTCTTGAGGGAACTTGTGGAGATGAGGAGGTCTCTATCAGCCTTGTCGAAACAAATAGCGGACATAGCGGCTAGAGTAGAGAAGGCCCAACAACAGCCGCCGCCTCCCCCGCCGGCGCCACCCAGCGTTGAGGTGCCAGTGTCTAGGATACAGGAGGCGGCGGATAGGATAAACGCGGTGTTGCAGAAAGCTGTAGAGGAGCTCTCATACCAGAGAGAGGTATTGATGGAGGAGTTGAGGCGACGGGACGCCTTGTGTGAGTCCCTCTTGGAGAGGATAGCCGCGTTACAGGCGGAGCTGGAGAGACTACGGGCAATTCAAAGTAAATAATTTAAAGCCGTCGAGAAGTCGTTTTGTGTTCAGGAGGGAAGACGCCAAGAAGATCGAGGACGCCATCGCCAGGATAGACTCGGCGTTGAGCTCAATAAACACAAGCCTCAACGAGCTCAGAGGGGCCGTCCCTCCCGACTTGAGGAGCAACCTCATCGAGTTGCGGAAGTCGATAGACGGCCTCTCCAACGTCATCTCTAGGAGCGTCAAGGACCTCGTCGACGGAGTGGCCAGGCTTAACGAGGTCGTGAGGGGCATGTCGGACTTAGCCTCTAGGCAGAGAGAGCTCATGGAGACAATGGAGCAGTTAAGGGGCTCCGCGGCTCAAGTGGTAAACGCGGCCGACTCTCTGACCAAATCCCTCGCCTCCGTCAACGACCTGCTGGCCAAACTCGGCGACCTCTCTTCGTCGTTAGAGGCCCTCAACGGCTCGGCCGCGCAGATTAGGACCATAGCCGCCTCCATGTTGGAGCTCACCCGCGAGTTCGCCGCAAAGATGCAGGACTACGAGGCCAAATTGAAGCAGTTGGCCTATAGGGAGGCCGAGCTCAAGGCGAGAGAGGAGGCGCTGAAGAGGAGGGAGGGCGAGCTGGAGGCTTTAGCTCAAGACTTAAAGAAGCTGGCCGACGCCTCGGCCTCGGCCCGTCCCCTCTTCGACGACTTGAGGAACATGTTGGCTAAATATGCCTCCATGTTGCAAGAGCTGGAGGAGAGGGAGAGGGCGTTGAGGAGCCGCGAGGAGGAGCTCATGAGGCGCGATCTAGACCTCAAGAAGATGCAACAGGAGCTGGAGGCCAAGAGGGCAGAGCTGGACCAGAGGGAGGCCCGCGTGAGGGAGCTGGAGGAGAGGGGCAGGGAGGCCGAGGCCAAATTGAAGGAGTTGGAGGCCAAGAGGGCTGAGCTGGAGCAGTTGGGGCGGGACGTAGAGGCCAGGAAGAAGGAGTTGGAGGAGCTCGTCGTCAAGTATAAAAACGTAGAGGAGGCCTTGAGGAGCAAAGAGGCTGAGTACGCTAAGATGGAGGAATATGTGAGGCGTAAAGAGGCTGAGCTCATGGACGGGCTGGCGCCTTTCGCCAGAAGGCTCATAGAGGAGGAGGCGCGACTGGCCGAATGGCAGAAGAGGTTGCTGGAACAGGAGAGGGAGATACTCTCCTTCTATAGGTCGCTCCTGTTGAGGGAGGCCGCCGTCGCCGAGATGAAAAACCGCCTCGACGAATGTAGAAAGAGACTTGAGGAGTTAGAGAAGAGGGGCTGACGGCGTTTTAGCCGAAGACCGAGGGGGCTATGTGGGAGACTATGGAGTACCCCAGCGCTATTATCGACAACACGAACAGAACTATCAATAGGGCCATGAGCGCCTTGAGCTCAGCCGCCTCCCTCTCGTTGGCCGCTATGTCTAGAGAAGCCGCAGCGTCGCGCCTCCCCAAGACGAACAGAACGACGTCTATTACCGCCAGGAGGAGGTAGACTGGCAGTACTTGAGGCGCCGAGACGCCTCTAAGTATTAAGGCCGACGCGAACGCCACCAGCGAGAACAATATTGAGGCTGTTGCGAACTTCACGCACAGCGCGGCCCGTCTATACTTAAATGTTGTCCTTATTTGTCTCCGAGCGCAAATCGGCGATGTTAGTGGCGTTGTACCTGCTTCTAAACTCCACGTTGATGTCGGTGCAGGTGCCCTACGTGCCCTACACATACAGCATATATCTAGGCGGATGTGCCAACTTCACCGCCTATCTCGACCCGCTGTCCGGCTACGGCATAAGCGCCGTATACGTCGTGGACCAATATGGACATGTGGAGAGGGCGCTTCTGGCCCCCTACAGCACGCCAACATATGCGTCGGGCTACATCTGCGGGGCATTCCTGTCGGTGGTGGTGGACAAATGGAGGGCTGTAGGCCCCTTGATACCTATCTCCTACGGGAGCCCCGCCGCGGGCAATCTGATAGGGTCGGTCCAACTGAACGTAACCGACGTTGCTTTGATCCAAATAAAGTCGCTATATAGGCCCAACGTCACCGGCTCCTTCATCTACAAGATAGGAGAACAAGACGCGTTGGGGGTCTACCTCGTCGAGTATTTGGCGTACGGCGGACAGGTGACTATATCGGGCTACGGTCTCGTCAACGTGACGCCGATACATTTCTCCTCGAATGCGCCAGACTACTACGTATACGTCCCTGAGCCTGGCACCAACATCTCGGGCGGCTACCCGCTGGCTATATCGGGCCTGCGGTTTGCCCCCTCACAGATCTACCTCCTAGGCAAGCCCACGTTGGTCGTCAGACAGGTCGAAATACCCGTAGAGGGGCAATGTCGAGGTGTCGCCTACGTCTCCAACCCGCTGGCCAGACCCGTGGCCGTGATGGTCCAACTAAACGACGGGGAGAGCTATGTGGTCCAGAGCCCCGAATTTCCGAAGGCCATAAACACCACAGTCCTCCTAGGCGTCAACGCCACGGACTTGACGGGGACCCCTCTGTCTGCCTACAACCTCACGGTCTACCCGACAACAGATGGGGGAGCGCCTATAGGGAGGTGTCTAGTCAGCGGCGTCGACTACTACGTGGCGGTGGTCCTTAACAACTCCACGCTGTACTACCCAGCGTCGGTCTTAGGGGGATACCTAGTGGCGCAGACCGACATAGTGAAGCCAAGGGTGGTGGTGTACGGCTGGGGGAACGCCACGGTGAAGCCGGCAATAGCTAGGGCGGGCGCCAACGTTACCGTATATGTCGACCTAAACGGGACCGTCATAGGCGTCTATACGCTCAAGGCGCAACCCGTCTTGACCGTAAACGACACGGGCCTGGCGAGGAGGATACACGTGGTGGACATATTGGGCGCTCCCCTCGACGAGTTCGAAGTGGTTGAGGGCGGCCTCGCCTTTAGGGGCTCGGGCGGCGTGGCCACAATAATACCCACATCTAACGTCGTGGTTGTGAGGTACCGCGGCGTCGAGTATCTAGTCCAGTTGGGCGACACTATTAGGCTACCAGTATTGACGAGGGAGAGCGTCTTTAAGGTGCTGGCAGCCTCCATCGTCGCCGGAGCCGCGGCCGGTCTCGCCTTGACGAGACGTGGAGGGGAAAAGAAGGGAAAGGAGCTGGAAGAGGTAGTCGAGGTGTAGCGGAGGGCATCGGAAATCTTTTTAATAACATAACAGTGGGAAGCCGATGTTGTTACAAACTACGGCCACAACAACGGGCACCGGCTTGTGGTACTGGATCATCACCACTATAGTGTGGTTTCTGGCCATCTATATATATCAAGAATTCTACTACATACAGAGGCCCCTCTGGCAAATAGGAGGCTTTCTGTCCTATCTAGGCCAGATGATAAGGACGGCGTCCAGCGACATAGGCAACTACCTAGAAAAGATGAAAAAACAGGGGGTCAGCCGCAAAGACGTCGAGGACGTAATAAGGAGGATGTTGGACTTCACCGTCATACCTCCGACCAACCTCGACCCCTTTGGCATAGTGCCCAAATATAAGAATATCCTAAACGCCTACGAGTCCACCTCGGAGGCCGAAGTGGCCAAATTGATAGGCGATAGGGACACCGCCGTCAAGAACGCATCGACGGCCTTGGAGGCCCTCCGCGAGATAAACTACCTCTACAAGGTCGTAGACCACTACTACAGGATAGCTAGGAAGTACAAGCTGTATGTCTACGCCATGCAGCTGTCCATGTTGTTGCCTCTCCTCAAGGAGGTGTCCGACGCGCTGAACGGAGCCGTCTCGGCCTTCATGAAGGGAGTGCCTGTAGGCGACAGCGCGGGGCCGCTGGTGGCCTTCAACGTAATTAAGGCCTGCAACTCGCCGACTGCCCACGACGGGATAAAAGACACTGCAGTGGTGGAATGCGACTTGGAGGGAAGGAAGTTGTATGTAGTCAAGGCCAGAGGTCCCGGGAGCACTGTGGGGAGGCCCGACGAGGGCGTGGAGTACGTCTTCGAGAAGCTCGGCGCGAGGCCTAAATACGTGATCACTGTGGACGCCGCCCTGAAGCTAGAGGGCGAGAAGACCGGCGAGATAGCAGAGGGCGTCGGCGTGGCCATGGGCGGAATAGGTGCGGAGAAGTTCAACATAGAGAGCATAGCCACTAAATACGGCGTGCCGCTCTACGCCTTCCTCATAAAGATGAGGGAGGCCGAGGCCCTCACTGCTATGACTAAAGAGATATACGACGCGGTCCAGACTGTCAGCAAGAGGGTGGTCGACTTCATAAAGGAAAAAGTACAGCCGGGCGAGGCGGTCCTCCTAGTCGGCGTCGGCAATACGGTCGGCGTGGCCCAATAGCTACATTTTGTAGGTAATTACGGCAAATACGGCGGTAGCTAACGCCATGAGCGCAAATACGGCGAGGGGGTGGTCCGCCAGAGGCAGATGCGATAGGTTCATGCCGTAGATGCTGGATATCAATATGGCAGGCAACGCGATTGTGCCCACCAGCGTCATCCTCCTCATGGAGGTATTTATGGAGTTTTGGATCTGGCTTAGGTAGAGGAGGCGGAGGTCAAATAGGCTTCTCCTCAACGCCGAGGCCCTCCTGAACGCCGCCTTGGCGATCTCGAAGGTCCTCGGCCTTATTAGGCCCAGACCCTTCAGTTGCAACGACAACGACCGTAGAGACGCGGCGTGGCCGTAGAGCGAATGTACGAGGTAAGAGAGGTTGTATATCTCCGTGGGCTCCACCCTGCGGTCGGACTCCAAGGCGTACTCCAGCTCGTCGAGCATGGCCTCTATCCTATCGGCGAGCGCCAATAGGGAACTAGCCGCGGCCGACACCGACTGGTCTAGCGTCGCGAAGCGCCCGGCCTCGAGGGCCTTGCCGTTTCGGTCCACCTTCATGGACACCTTCTCCTCATATATATCGCCCTCCTTCAACTCCACTATTGGGAACTCCACGAGGTACTTCCCCCCTTCTTCAGATACGACATACATATAGGAAGTTGCGGACGGCTAAAAAAGCCCAAAAGACTTATAACTCAGAAGAGGTGGGTAGGCATGGCTCCGCCTTTAAATAAGATCACTGATTACATCTGGGAGATACCCAAGACCTATAAACAATGTATGAGAGTCCCCGTGAGGGTCTTCGCCGACAGCGTGCTCCTAGAGAAGATGAAGACAGACATGACGTTGGAGCAAGGCGCCAACGTGGCTTGTCTCCCCGGCATCTATAAGTACAGCATAGTCCTGCCCGACGGACATCAGGGATACGGCTTCCCCATAGGGGGCGTCGCCGCTGTCGACGCGAACGAAGGCGTCATATCGCCGGGCGGGATAGGCTACGACATCAACTGCGGCGTGAGGGTCCTACGGACCAATCTAACCGAAAAGGACGTCAGGCCGAAGCTAAAAGAGCTGGTAGACGAGATCTTCAGGCTGGTGCCCCCCGGCGTGGGCGAAACAGGCCACTTGAAGCTGTCAATCTCGGAGTTCAATAGGGCGATAGCGGAGGGCGTCGAGTGGGCCATAGGCAAGGGCTTCGGCTGGCCTGAAGACAAGGAGTTCATAGAGCAGAGGGGGTCTTGGGATCTGGCGGACCCCAGTAAGGTCTCCGACAAGGCCAAAAATAGGGGGAAGGACCAGCTGGGCACTCTGGGCTCCGGCAACCACTTCTTGGAGATACAGGTAGTCGACAAGATATTCGACGAGAAGGCGGCTAAGGTCATGGGCATAGAACAGGAGGGGCAGATCCTCGTCATGATCCACACCGGCAGTAGGGGCTTCGGCCACCAGGTCGCGACCGACTACCTGATGGTGATGGAGAGGAAGATGAAGGAGTGGGGCCTCCGCCTCCCCGACCGCGAGCTGGCCGCCGCTCCCCTTAGGGACAAGGTGGCCGAGGACTATCTGAAGGCCATGGCCGCCGCCGCCAACTTCGCCTGGACTAACAGACAGATAATTATGCATTGGGTCAGAGAGGCCTTCAGGAGGGTCTTCGGCTCCATTGAGAAAGTCGGGTTGGAGATAGTCTACGACGTAGCCCACAACATAGCCAAACTGGAAGACCACGTGGTGGACGAAAACGGAACCATCAAGAGGGTCTGGGTCCACCGCAAAGGCGCCACGAGGGCTTTCCCGCCGGGACATCCGGAGATACCGGCCAAATATAGGGAAATAGGCCAGCCCGTCTTGATACCGGGCTCCATGGGCAGTGCCTCTTGGATACTAGTGGGCACGCATGACGCCATGAAGATCACCTTCGGCACGGCTCCCCACGGCGCCGGCCGCATGTTGAGCAGAGAGGCGGCGATTAGGTCGTTCCCGCCCCAGAGGGTGAGGGCCGAGCTTGAGAAGAGGGGCATAATAGTGAGGAGCGCGGAGACCGAAGTCATCAGCGAGGAGGCGCCCGAAGCCTACAAGAACGTAGACCTAGTGGTCGAGACGGCCCATCAGGTGGGCTTCGCCAAAAAGGTAGTGAGGCAGAGGCCCATAGGCGTCGTCAAGGGCTAGGGCAGAGGCTCCAGCTCCTCCAAGCCCTGGGGGTCCAGCCTTATCTTCCCTATCCTCACCTCATCGAAGTCTTGAGTGGAGACATACAGCTGGGCCCCGCCGTCTGATATCCTCTCGACCACCCCATAGCCCACCAGCCTGCCGCCCCTATAGAGGCCCGCCAATATGTGCCTCAAATAGCTCCTAGGCACCAAGAACTCACGGCCTCTGCCCTCCGGCTTCTCCACGTCAGCCGGCACGTATTTGCCCCAAGGGCACAAAAGGCCGTCGGCCCACCCGCAGGGGGAAAGCGCGTCGAGGCCCACGTCGACCTTCGCAGAGAGCGATATGTGGCGCCTATAGGCGAGATTCCTAAGGGCCCTCCTCTCTTGAGGCCCTCTGGGGAGGACATATTGGGGCTTGGAGGCCACGGGGCCCTTCAGCACACGCTCGCCGATGTTCACCACGCGGGCGCCCGTGGCGTCGACCAGAGCCATCAAGAGCTGGACGCCCCGCCCTGTGGTCCACCCCGGCGTGTTTATTAAAACCAGGCGGGGGCTCGAGGCGAGGGCCTCCTTGAGGCAGTAGGCGGCACCAGCCACTAGAAACTCCTCGACGCCCTGGAGGCTCACAGAGCCCACGTAGTACCCGCCAGCGGGCTTCAGCTCGGATATATGGGGCGTCTGCGACGTGGAGCAAGCGAAGGAGACGAAGCCCGGCGGGCCTATGTCGGACTGGCCCACGTCGGCGTCGACCACACAGACGGGGCCCCAGCCCACGTGTAGGTTCAAGAGAAAGGTGGAGAGGGCGCTCTTCCCCGAATCCACAGGGCCCACGAGCGCTACGATCCCCTCCAGCTCCATCTGCCAGTCCTCAGGCACGGTTGAGCCCTTCACGAAGGCAACCGACCCGCCATCGACCTCAAAGACGGCAGGCCCCTCAACGGGATACTGCCTATACGGAGGCACTTCGAACCTCCCGAAGACCCCGCCGAAGACCTTACAGCCGCCGACGCAGACGACCTCGGCCGGCCCCCTCACGAGGGCCGTATAGCCCTCGGGGACCTCGACGCGGGGCACGGCCTAGAGATACGCCCTAAGCCAGTCCCCGATTTCCTTAATTATTGCGGACCTGACCGCGAAGTCCTCGAAGGTGTGGCCGCCCCTATCGAACGACACGAGCCTCTTGGGCGCCTTGAGCCTCCTGTAGAACTCCTCGCTGTGGGCGTAGGGCACGGCCTGGTCGTCCTTGGCGTGGATCAAGAGGGTCGGCGCCTTTATGAGGTCGGCCACGTGCATCAAGTTGTGGGACATCTGCTTGAGGAGGTTGGCCCTCTTCATCCTATAGGGGCCGAAATAGAAGTAGTCGCCGGAGCTCGCCCTCACGGCCTCCGCCAACGGAGTCCCCGAGGGGTTCACAGCTGGGGCCAACAACACCAACGTCCCCACGGCCTCGGGGAATTTGAGGTAGGCGCTGAGGGCCACGGCGCCCCCCATGCTGAAGCCCACAAGGGCCAGCCTCTTGAAGCCGGACTCCAAGAGGCCCCTCACTATAAACTCGGCGTCCTCCACCGCGTTGTCTATATCGAAGTCCTCGAAGGGCCCCGAGCTGTCGCCGTGGTTCCTATAGTCGAATCTGACCGTGGGGAAGCCCAAGGCGCAGAGAGATCTGGCTATATCGACGTAGAGCCTCCCCGTCTCTATATGGGTGCCGGTAAAGCCGTGCAACATCACCACGGCCGACTGCGAGCTGGCGGCGGGCATCTCGATGACCTTAAAGATCCAGCCCCCCTTAAAGGGAACCACCGAGGGCTCGACCGCACAATCCATATAGAAATGGAAGCTAGGGTATATAACGGCCGCTCGAAGATAAGCCACGTCGAGTAGGCGCTTTGGGGAAAAGTTTTAAAAGTGCTTCTGTCGTAGACACCAGCCCCGGTAGTATAGCCCGGACTAGTATGCGGGCCTGATTGACAAACGTCAAGGCCAATCGAGCCCGTGACCCGGGTTCAAATCCCGGCCGGGGCGCCATCCGCCCAAGGCTCTTCTCCATACGAACAACGCAGACCTACATGCGACTGGCCTTAGCCTTCAGGCCAGTTGTTTATATAGCTAGGCTTAAATATCGAGTTAGACCTATCTCTCGTGGAGTCGGTCCTCGGCCCGGTCTTAGATAAGTCGCTTGAGGTAGTCCTAAAGAAGGTGGAGAGGGGCGAGAAGTTGAAGACCGAAGACCTGTTCCTCTTGACTCTCGCAATGCTGAAGGAGCAGAACAAGCGAATAGACGAAACCAATAAGCGAATCGATGAGACGAATAAGCGTATAGATGAAACTAACAGGAGGATTGACGACGTATTTCAGCAGCTGAGCCAACGCATCGACGAGACGAACAAACGCATCGACGCGGTGGCCGGACAGCTGTCGGCCCAAATCGCTGAGACCAACAAGAGGCTCGACGAGACGAACAAACGCATCGACGCCCTTGCTGAGCAGTTGAATAGGCGTATTGACGAGACCAATAAGAGGATTGATGGGCTTCAGGCTAGGCTCGACGAGATGAACAAGCTGATTATGGAACTGCAAAAGGTCATGGTGGAAAACCAAAAGATCCTTCTGGATATCCACAGATCGATATTGGAAGCCCTAAAGCAGAGACAAAGCCAGTAGCTTATCTGTGGAAGCCAGACAGAAGGAGCATACAGACGGCCGCCGGCTTATCGCCCAAGGGAAAAAACTTAAATAGCCGACGGGAAGTTAGGCGAGGAGCCCCGGTCGTTTAGCCCGGCCAAAGGGCGCGTCCGGCTACGGATGCGGGCCTCTCGAGCCCGTGACCCGGGTTCAAATCCCGGCCGGGGCACTTACCTCCCGCTTTACTCAATTTTGTAAAGCGACGCCATTAAGC
This region includes:
- a CDS encoding RtcB family protein, with product MAPPLNKITDYIWEIPKTYKQCMRVPVRVFADSVLLEKMKTDMTLEQGANVACLPGIYKYSIVLPDGHQGYGFPIGGVAAVDANEGVISPGGIGYDINCGVRVLRTNLTEKDVRPKLKELVDEIFRLVPPGVGETGHLKLSISEFNRAIAEGVEWAIGKGFGWPEDKEFIEQRGSWDLADPSKVSDKAKNRGKDQLGTLGSGNHFLEIQVVDKIFDEKAAKVMGIEQEGQILVMIHTGSRGFGHQVATDYLMVMERKMKEWGLRLPDRELAAAPLRDKVAEDYLKAMAAAANFAWTNRQIIMHWVREAFRRVFGSIEKVGLEIVYDVAHNIAKLEDHVVDENGTIKRVWVHRKGATRAFPPGHPEIPAKYREIGQPVLIPGSMGSASWILVGTHDAMKITFGTAPHGAGRMLSREAAIRSFPPQRVRAELEKRGIIVRSAETEVISEEAPEAYKNVDLVVETAHQVGFAKKVVRQRPIGVVKG
- a CDS encoding CorA family divalent cation transporter, with the translated sequence MYVVSEEGGKYLVEFPIVELKEGDIYEEKVSMKVDRNGKALEAGRFATLDQSVSAAASSLLALADRIEAMLDELEYALESDRRVEPTEIYNLSYLVHSLYGHAASLRSLSLQLKGLGLIRPRTFEIAKAAFRRASALRRSLFDLRLLYLSQIQNSINTSMRRMTLVGTIALPAILISSIYGMNLSHLPLADHPLAVFALMALATAVFAVITYKM
- a CDS encoding DUF1512 domain-containing protein, giving the protein MLLQTTATTTGTGLWYWIITTIVWFLAIYIYQEFYYIQRPLWQIGGFLSYLGQMIRTASSDIGNYLEKMKKQGVSRKDVEDVIRRMLDFTVIPPTNLDPFGIVPKYKNILNAYESTSEAEVAKLIGDRDTAVKNASTALEALREINYLYKVVDHYYRIARKYKLYVYAMQLSMLLPLLKEVSDALNGAVSAFMKGVPVGDSAGPLVAFNVIKACNSPTAHDGIKDTAVVECDLEGRKLYVVKARGPGSTVGRPDEGVEYVFEKLGARPKYVITVDAALKLEGEKTGEIAEGVGVAMGGIGAEKFNIESIATKYGVPLYAFLIKMREAEALTAMTKEIYDAVQTVSKRVVDFIKEKVQPGEAVLLVGVGNTVGVAQ
- a CDS encoding alpha/beta fold hydrolase, whose amino-acid sequence is MDCAVEPSVVPFKGGWIFKVIEMPAASSQSAVVMLHGFTGTHIETGRLYVDIARSLCALGFPTVRFDYRNHGDSSGPFEDFDIDNAVEDAEFIVRGLLESGFKRLALVGFSMGGAVALSAYLKFPEAVGTLVLLAPAVNPSGTPLAEAVRASSGDYFYFGPYRMKRANLLKQMSHNLMHVADLIKAPTLLIHAKDDQAVPYAHSEEFYRRLKAPKRLVSFDRGGHTFEDFAVRSAIIKEIGDWLRAYL
- a CDS encoding DapH/DapD/GlmU-related protein; protein product: MGLKSARAVVKAKYVDPEAVILGPSVVGEGSFVDAVVIGYPTRAKILGDFKALDEISEGAKIGERAILRRGSIIYEKTVLGSGVELGHNVLIREETVIGDGVRIGTGSIIEKGVKIGRNAWIQSMVYIPNGTIVEDDVFIGPNAVITNDKYPPSKRLDPVVIRRGAVIGANSTLVAGVEIGEGAVVAAGAVVTRDVPPGVVVAGVPAREIGKVDEYLRKRAIYESGQL
- a CDS encoding CDC48 family AAA ATPase, with translation MADEVTLRIFEAKSRDVGRSIVRIPIRIMKKLGVEPGDYVEIIGRKSAYAQVWPAYPEDEDKDIIRMDGMIRQNAGVGIGDTVRVRKISLRPAQRVVLAPTEPVRVDPEYLKKQILLGKPVTRGQAIDVPFYGGSIRFVVVQVQPGPAAYVSVDTEVTVREEPVKETELAIPRVTWEDIGDLEEAKQKIRELVELPLRHPELFKHLGIEPPKGILLYGPPGTGKTLLAKAVANEANAYFIAINGPEIMSKYYGESEAKLREIFEEAKKNAPAIIFIDEIDAIAPKREEVTGEVEKRVVAQLLTLMDGLQERGQIVVIGATNRPDAVDPALRRPGRFDREIQIPMPDKRARREILQVHTRNMPLCTSEDVKSGICAPGDEVDLDKIAEMTHGYTGADIAALAKEAAMSALRKAVAKGMIDLDQESIPQEVLNKLKVGMGDFMEAMKFVQPTVLREVIIEVPEVHWNDIGGYDDIKQELREIVEWPMKYRTYFDELGIEPPKGILLYGPPGVGKTMFAKAVATESGANFIAVRGPEILSKWVGESEKAVREIFKRARMAAPCVVFFDEIDSIAPARGSRLGDSGVTDRIVNQLLAEMDGIGALKNVVVMAATNRPDILDPALLRPGRFDRIIYVPPPDEKARLEIFKVHTKRVKLCDEAASKDGKCKKEDVVDLAELAKMTEGYTGADIAALVREAAMLALRETIRERAGSARPVSRQHFMEAMKRIPPSLTKEDIRRYEDMSKRIKRAIVGL
- a CDS encoding Clp1/GlmU family protein; amino-acid sequence: MPRVEVPEGYTALVRGPAEVVCVGGCKVFGGVFGRFEVPPYRQYPVEGPAVFEVDGGSVAFVKGSTVPEDWQMELEGIVALVGPVDSGKSALSTFLLNLHVGWGPVCVVDADVGQSDIGPPGFVSFACSTSQTPHISELKPAGGYYVGSVSLQGVEEFLVAGAAYCLKEALASSPRLVLINTPGWTTGRGVQLLMALVDATGARVVNIGERVLKGPVASKPQYVLPRGPQERRALRNLAYRRHISLSAKVDVGLDALSPCGWADGLLCPWGKYVPADVEKPEGRGREFLVPRSYLRHILAGLYRGGRLVGYGVVERISDGGAQLYVSTQDFDEVRIGKIRLDPQGLEELEPLP